From the genome of bacterium:
CAAGAGGTAACCGAGGCGCACCCCGCCCAGCGAAAAGGCCTTGGAGAGCGTGCGGACGATGACCAGATTTTTGTGTTTCTTGAGATACGGCGCCATCGTGTGGCCCGAAAACGGGTAATAGGCCTCGTCGATGACGACCAGTCCCGGCGCCTTTTCCATGACGGCTACGAGATCCTCTTCCGGAAAGAGATTGCCGGTCGGGGCGTTCGGATTGGCCAGGAAGACGGCCTGGGGTTTGACGGCCTTGAGACGCTTGAGGAAAAGATCCCGCGGGAACGAGAAGTCCCCTTTTCGCAACGGAACGGCGACGACCCGGTTGCCGAGAAGGGCCCCTTCGATCTCATAGAGGGAGAAGCTGGGCGTCACGGTCAGGATCTTTCCACCCACGGAGGCGGCGATCGTCAGGGCCTGAATGAGGATGTTCGAACCGCCGGAGACGATCACCCCCTCCGGCGCCCACCCTTCCCTCGCGGCGATCTTCCGGCGGAGGGGGTCGCAGAAGGGGGTCGGGTAGCGGTTCCAGGCGGCCCTCCGTAGCCTCTCAAGGATTTCCTCCTTGAGGGGCGAAGGAAGGTCCCAGGGCGACTCGTTCTGGTTGAGCTTGATCCGGTGCGGGGGCGAAGAGAGGCGATAGCCCTTAAGTTTGCGGACTTCCTTTCGAATCACGGAAGGCATGGGGGCATTTATCTATTGACACCTCGCTACCCTGTCCACTACTTTCCCGCGCCTCATATGCTACCCGTGCAAAAAACAACTCTGGCCAAGGCCGAAACGACGCAACGCGGCTGGGTCCTCGTGGACTTGAGCGGCAAGATCCTGGGACGGGCGGCCACCAAGATCGCGGATATTCTGCGGGGAAAGACCAAGGTCATGTATACCCCGCACATGGACGCCGGCGACTTCGTCGTCGCCATCAACGCCGCCAAGATCCGGCTCACGGGCAAGAAGCTCACGGACAAGATCTACTACAGGCATTCGGGCTTCCGGGGCGGACTGAAGGAAACCCCGGCCGGCAAGCTCCTTCAAAAGGATCCGACGCAGCTCATTATCAAGGCCGTCAAGGGCATGCTGCCCAAGAACCGGATGCAGGATCATCTCTTAAAAAAGCTCAAGGTGTACGCGGCGGACAAGCACCCTCACGCCGCCCAGCAACCGAAGGCTGTTGAGGTCTAATTATGGCGACCGCCCGCGCCCCCAAAAAGAATCTCGTCGTCGGCAAGAGAAAGACGGCCATCGCCCGCATTTTCCTGAACTCGGGCAGCGGCAAGATCCTCGTCAACGAAAAGGACTTTCCGGTCTACTTTGGCCGCGAGGCCCTGAGGTTCGTGGTGAGCCAGCCCTTTGACGTCACGGGCACGGTCGGCAAGTACGACGTGGACGCCAAGATCGTCGGGGGCGGACCGGCCGGACAGGCGGACGCGCTGAAGTACGCCATCTCGAAGGCCCTGCTGCAGGTCAGCCCCGATTTCCGCAAGCCGCTCAAGATCGCCGGGCTCCTCACGCGCGACGCTCGCATCGTCGAACGCAAGAAGTACGGACGCCGCGGCGCCCGTCGGCGT
Proteins encoded in this window:
- the rpsI gene encoding 30S ribosomal protein S9, with product MATARAPKKNLVVGKRKTAIARIFLNSGSGKILVNEKDFPVYFGREALRFVVSQPFDVTGTVGKYDVDAKIVGGGPAGQADALKYAISKALLQVSPDFRKPLKIAGLLTRDARIVERKKYGRRGARRRSQYSKR
- a CDS encoding aminotransferase class I/II-fold pyridoxal phosphate-dependent enzyme encodes the protein MPSVIRKEVRKLKGYRLSSPPHRIKLNQNESPWDLPSPLKEEILERLRRAAWNRYPTPFCDPLRRKIAAREGWAPEGVIVSGGSNILIQALTIAASVGGKILTVTPSFSLYEIEGALLGNRVVAVPLRKGDFSFPRDLFLKRLKAVKPQAVFLANPNAPTGNLFPEEDLVAVMEKAPGLVVIDEAYYPFSGHTMAPYLKKHKNLVIVRTLSKAFSLGGVRLGYLL
- the rplM gene encoding 50S ribosomal protein L13, with the protein product MQKTTLAKAETTQRGWVLVDLSGKILGRAATKIADILRGKTKVMYTPHMDAGDFVVAINAAKIRLTGKKLTDKIYYRHSGFRGGLKETPAGKLLQKDPTQLIIKAVKGMLPKNRMQDHLLKKLKVYAADKHPHAAQQPKAVEV